A portion of the Desulfosarcina sp. BuS5 genome contains these proteins:
- a CDS encoding FN3 associated domain-containing protein, whose translation MKPHLITPVHGDIVYYETGGAEPTTSSMKLDSFNNFKISELKCKFICIDSTGQHEKGNSVPWANTITLKHRVFQQGDNWMVELKASPNADIRYTTDGSDPKIMGVSYSAPFPAPELSPFVLALARRDGVSSFQEKINVNDYRKKTVKLDPSKKAVWKRRHANLTTRDAFAFMERLKKFEGKAYGVTIDIQSNSNDQDISYTTADSFALSGANFENIVKRLQAVMSGSQIFLNIERLEFDRAQHLLDWIADSRSSLSPGEVSQ comes from the coding sequence GTGAAGCCGCACTTAATTACTCCTGTGCATGGAGATATTGTATATTACGAGACAGGCGGCGCTGAACCTACAACATCCTCAATGAAGCTTGATTCATTTAATAATTTTAAAATCAGCGAACTAAAATGTAAATTTATATGCATTGATTCAACAGGGCAACATGAAAAAGGCAATTCAGTGCCGTGGGCAAACACAATTACCCTCAAGCATCGGGTATTCCAGCAAGGCGACAACTGGATGGTTGAACTTAAGGCCAGTCCTAATGCGGATATCCGGTACACCACAGACGGATCCGACCCTAAAATAATGGGGGTTTCATATAGCGCTCCCTTTCCGGCGCCTGAATTAAGCCCATTTGTATTAGCGTTGGCCCGGCGAGATGGTGTATCTTCTTTTCAGGAAAAGATAAATGTTAATGATTACAGGAAGAAGACCGTTAAGCTGGATCCATCAAAAAAGGCAGTATGGAAGCGAAGACACGCCAACCTGACAACAAGAGATGCCTTTGCATTCATGGAAAGGCTGAAAAAATTTGAAGGTAAAGCATATGGTGTCACAATAGATATCCAATCCAATAGTAATGATCAGGATATCAGTTATACGACGGCAGACAGTTTCGCGCTTTCAGGAGCAAATTTTGAAAATATTGTTAAGCGGCTCCAGGCAGTTATGAGCGGAAGCCAGATTTTTTTGAACATCGAACGGCTGGAATTTGACAGAGCCCAACATCTGCTTGACTGGATTGCCGATTCAAGAAGCAGTCTGTCTCCCGGGGAAGTCAGCCAATAA
- a CDS encoding DUF3780 domain-containing protein, which yields MTNKKHNILGFGYNPDLTDHYFLVTIPASRAKGAEVMISEHFEWQKPEKGKEIYISLNNENAHIKVILKRFMWEDIAEETKAEFNRRLRTYGIKTGKWKKKGQVHLERTLGKELVLLAWAIEECDPVLISTAVRNWLGLAPEERWWLYTMTNASTGHALNDRNKGWRKAIRFALTENPVSDQSLLKRREAFQQSLFSGKFR from the coding sequence ATGACAAACAAAAAACATAATATACTCGGTTTTGGTTATAATCCTGATCTCACGGACCATTATTTTCTGGTTACCATTCCGGCCTCCCGGGCAAAAGGGGCTGAGGTTATGATTTCCGAACATTTTGAGTGGCAAAAACCTGAAAAGGGCAAAGAAATCTATATATCGTTAAATAATGAAAATGCGCATATCAAAGTAATCCTGAAAAGGTTCATGTGGGAAGATATTGCCGAAGAAACAAAGGCGGAATTTAACCGCCGCCTTCGGACTTACGGCATTAAAACGGGCAAATGGAAAAAAAAAGGTCAGGTCCACTTGGAACGAACTCTTGGTAAAGAACTTGTGCTGCTTGCCTGGGCTATTGAAGAATGCGATCCTGTGCTGATCAGTACGGCTGTCCGCAACTGGCTTGGACTGGCACCTGAAGAACGGTGGTGGCTTTATACCATGACCAATGCTTCCACAGGTCATGCGCTTAATGATCGAAACAAGGGATGGAGAAAGGCGATTCGATTCGCCTTAACGGAAAATCCGGTTTCCGACCAGTCTCTACTGAAACGGAGAGAAGCTTTCCAGCAGTCACTTTTTAGCGGAAAATTCAGATAA